One genomic window of Clostridium taeniosporum includes the following:
- a CDS encoding aspartate kinase: MNTIVTKFGGSSLADAEQFRKVKNIIISNNARKYVIPSAPGKRTSKDSKITDLLYLCYAHINTGISLDDVFDHIKNRYIDIVTDLKLNLDIRPYLDTIKRDLENGASSDYAASRGEYLNAIILSNYLGFEFIDAKDVIIFNNDSCLNYDETLKLLKEKLSSFDRVVIPGFYGSDKDGNIITFSRGGSDVTGALVTASLNADLYENWTDVSGFLMADPRIISNPKPISTITYTELRELSYMGASVLHEEAIFPVRNAGIPINIRNTNRPKDKGTFIIKDPLNDDSQTITGIAGKKNFTVISITKALMNSELGFCRKILSILEQHNISFENMPSGIDTVCLVISDSQLKNKTSLIVEEIKRTCNPDTIEVHPNMALIATVGKGMAKQKGVASKIFTALSEADVNIRMIDQGSSEINILVGIENNNFEKAITAIYNSFN; this comes from the coding sequence ATGAATACTATTGTAACAAAATTTGGTGGAAGTTCACTAGCTGATGCTGAACAATTTAGAAAAGTAAAAAATATAATTATATCTAATAATGCTAGAAAATATGTTATACCTTCAGCACCTGGAAAAAGAACTTCTAAAGACTCTAAAATAACAGATTTATTGTATCTTTGTTATGCTCATATCAATACAGGAATATCATTAGATGATGTTTTTGATCACATTAAAAACAGGTATATTGATATTGTAACTGATTTAAAATTAAATCTTGATATACGACCATATTTAGATACTATAAAAAGAGATTTGGAAAATGGGGCTTCTAGTGATTATGCAGCTAGTAGAGGTGAATATTTAAATGCCATAATCCTTAGCAATTATTTAGGTTTTGAATTTATTGATGCTAAGGATGTGATAATATTTAATAATGATAGTTGCTTAAACTATGATGAAACATTAAAATTATTAAAAGAAAAACTCTCATCATTTGACAGAGTTGTTATTCCAGGATTTTATGGTTCTGATAAAGATGGTAATATAATCACTTTCTCAAGAGGTGGTTCTGATGTTACAGGCGCTTTAGTTACTGCAAGTTTAAATGCTGATCTTTATGAAAATTGGACTGATGTTTCTGGATTTTTAATGGCTGATCCTAGAATTATTTCTAATCCTAAACCTATAAGTACAATAACTTATACTGAACTTAGAGAACTTTCTTATATGGGAGCTTCTGTTTTACATGAAGAAGCAATTTTTCCAGTAAGAAATGCTGGAATTCCAATAAATATAAGAAATACAAATAGGCCTAAAGATAAAGGAACTTTTATAATAAAAGATCCTTTAAATGATGATTCACAAACTATAACTGGTATAGCTGGTAAAAAAAATTTCACAGTAATTTCAATTACAAAAGCTTTAATGAATTCTGAATTAGGTTTTTGTAGAAAAATACTTTCAATACTTGAACAACATAACATTTCATTTGAAAATATGCCTTCTGGCATAGATACTGTGTGCTTAGTAATTTCAGATTCTCAATTAAAAAATAAGACTTCTTTAATTGTAGAAGAAATTAAAAGAACTTGTAATCCAGATACTATAGAAGTTCATCCAAACATGGCATTAATAGCCACCGTTGGTAAAGGCATGGCTAAGCAAAAAGGTGTAGCTTCGAAAATTTTTACTGCATTATCAGAAGCTGATGTAAATATAAGAATGATTGATCAGGGTTCTAGTGAAATAAATATATTAGTTGGTATTGAAAATAATAATTTCGAAAAAGCTATAACTGCAATTTATAATTCATTTAATTAG
- the glnA gene encoding type I glutamate--ammonia ligase: protein MAKYTREDIINLVKENGVRFIRLQFTDMFGTLKNVAITDRQLEKALNNECMFDGSSIDGFVRIEESDMNLRPNLDSFVIFPWRPQQGKVARLICDVYKPDGTPFEGDPRYILKRAISEAAKLGYEMNVGPECEFFLFETDENGKPTTKTQDSAGYFDLAPTDLGENARRDMTLVLEDMGFEIEASHHEVAEGQNEIDFKYGDALSTADNIMTFKLVVKAIAQRHGLHASFMPKPVFGINGSGMHVNMSLFKDGKNAFVDENDPNGLSKIAYNFIAGLLKNIKGLAAITNPLVNSYKRLVPGYEAPVYLAWSCKNRTALIRVPAARGAGTRVELRCPDPSSNPYLVLACLLQAGLDGIKNNLQPPAGIETNIFAMNEEERKTEKIDNLPNNLYEAVNFMKESNLAKEALGEHVYNKYISAKAVEWNDYRTKVHDWEIENYLNKY from the coding sequence ATGGCAAAGTACACTAGAGAAGACATCATAAATTTAGTAAAAGAAAATGGTGTTAGATTTATAAGATTACAGTTTACTGATATGTTTGGGACATTAAAAAATGTAGCAATAACTGATAGGCAATTAGAAAAAGCATTAAATAATGAATGTATGTTTGATGGATCATCTATTGATGGATTTGTTAGAATTGAAGAATCTGATATGAACTTAAGACCTAATTTAGATAGTTTTGTAATATTCCCATGGAGACCTCAACAAGGTAAAGTTGCAAGATTAATATGTGATGTGTATAAACCAGATGGTACACCGTTTGAAGGAGATCCAAGATATATTTTAAAGAGAGCTATTTCTGAAGCAGCTAAACTTGGATATGAGATGAATGTCGGTCCAGAATGTGAATTCTTTTTGTTTGAAACTGATGAGAATGGAAAGCCAACAACAAAAACACAAGATAGTGCAGGATATTTTGATTTAGCACCTACAGACTTAGGAGAGAATGCAAGAAGAGATATGACTTTAGTTTTAGAAGACATGGGATTTGAAATAGAGGCTTCTCATCATGAAGTTGCAGAAGGACAAAATGAAATAGATTTTAAATATGGAGATGCATTAAGTACTGCGGATAATATAATGACATTTAAATTAGTGGTTAAGGCAATCGCACAAAGGCATGGATTACATGCATCCTTTATGCCTAAACCTGTTTTCGGAATTAATGGTTCAGGAATGCACGTTAACATGTCATTATTTAAAGATGGTAAAAATGCATTTGTTGACGAGAACGATCCAAATGGATTAAGCAAAATAGCATATAATTTTATTGCTGGCCTATTAAAAAATATAAAAGGGCTTGCGGCAATAACAAATCCATTAGTTAATTCATATAAAAGATTAGTACCAGGATATGAAGCGCCTGTTTATTTAGCTTGGTCATGTAAAAATAGAACAGCATTGATTAGAGTTCCAGCGGCAAGGGGAGCAGGAACTAGAGTAGAATTAAGATGTCCAGACCCAAGTTCAAATCCATACTTAGTATTAGCATGTCTTTTACAAGCAGGATTAGATGGTATAAAGAATAATTTACAACCACCAGCAGGAATAGAAACAAACATCTTTGCTATGAATGAAGAGGAAAGAAAAACTGAAAAAATAGATAATTTACCAAATAATCTATATGAGGCTGTTAATTTTATGAAAGAAAGTAATCTTGCAAAAGAAGCTTTAGGAGAACATGTGTATAACAAATATATTTCAGCTAAAGCTGTTGAATGGAATGATTATAGAACTAAAGTTCATGATTGGGAAATAGAAAATTATCTTAATAAGTATTAG
- a CDS encoding ANTAR domain-containing response regulator has translation MESRGKIIIALSNKDTNNKLKSLLIQEGYEILALCTSGNELIRMVMQYSPDLVLVGYKFKDMSLLDVYEKLYDFTSFLALVNDSYRSFIEDSDIYCIGTKVTGILLKNSIDIIFQGKKRILKLQQQVQNLEHTLEDRKIIEKAKGKIMDDKNITEDEAFRYIQKFSMNLGKKMSEVAKLILYDKL, from the coding sequence ATGGAATCTCGAGGCAAAATAATAATAGCATTAAGCAATAAGGATACTAATAATAAGTTAAAATCTCTATTGATACAAGAAGGATACGAAATTTTAGCTTTATGCACATCGGGAAACGAATTAATAAGAATGGTTATGCAATATTCACCAGATTTAGTTTTAGTAGGTTATAAATTTAAAGATATGAGTTTACTGGATGTATATGAGAAATTATATGATTTTACAAGCTTTTTGGCATTAGTTAATGATTCTTATCGTTCTTTTATAGAAGATAGTGATATATATTGTATAGGAACTAAAGTAACTGGTATTCTTTTGAAAAATTCTATTGATATTATATTTCAAGGTAAAAAGAGAATATTAAAATTACAACAACAAGTACAAAATCTAGAACACACATTAGAAGATAGAAAAATAATTGAAAAAGCTAAAGGTAAAATTATGGATGATAAGAATATCACTGAAGATGAGGCATTTAGATACATTCAAAAATTTAGTATGAATTTAGGAAAAAAGATGAGTGAAGTAGCTAAGCTAATATTATATGACAAATTATAA